Part of the Triticum aestivum cultivar Chinese Spring chromosome 4D, IWGSC CS RefSeq v2.1, whole genome shotgun sequence genome is shown below.
TGTGTCTTTTTGGTCTTGGgctgctgttgcccacacttgtaTCCACCCAAGCGCCACTCTAGGAATGTATTACTTCTAGTTAGTTGGGTGGTGGTGGTATTTACCAAAATGAACATATAAGCCATTAGATTACTCTAAAATGAGGGTCACATTATAGTTGGTGTACCATAAAAAGTGTCTGGAGTATGCTTACCAAAGAGTCCTCAGTGGCCTTCGAATTAAGGACGCTCTTGTGCATTTGGGGGGAATCCTTTCCCCCAAAATTATTTGCAACACTGTTTTCGCCAAAGCAGTTGAATTCCATTCCTGCATATAGTTATATGTAGTCTTTAGTGTCTATAGAAGAAATGGCATATATACCCCCCCCCTCCCAAGTGGATTTTGGTGTTAATGACGCAATCAAGGGGAATAATATTCTTATTGAGATATGTGTGATGTGAAAGTCTCCGGTATGATGAAAGATATTTTTGTTGACACccatcccctccccccccccacacaccaccaccaccgccagcaACAAAAAGGTAAAAGAAGACGGTGCATGCGATAAGTTTGATTTCATTTCTTGAGGTTGAGTGGCTTTTGTCACGAGTCATAGGGGCAACGTACTATAAAGAGGGGTTTGATGGAACTCGTGTGAAAGGTAAATGTCAAACACTACATCCATTGTCACCAAAAATCCCTCCTATCCACTCATGTTCCGCTTGGCTTGAAACAAATAAGGTGTTACATTTGGAGGGTTCGGACATTGGTCCGAGGTGTACATGAGCCAAAATACCAAATCTGAAGTTAAGTCTAGAGGGTCCGCATTTTGGTTTGGACTTGCCATTTTTGCTCGAAGGCAACCCGCGATGTTGTCTGGTGTAGCTCTAAAAGTTCGGAGAATCTAGATTCCCAAATAAAAACTTTGTTCTAAGATCCAACCGAGCAAAACTTTGATCCCTCTCCGAGTTTTTCATCGTGTTGGCTGAGCTCGGACTTCGTGGCAGAAGTAAGTTTTGCTAGTGTGCCTCACCACCATGTAGGTTGCCAGCGGACCTAAGGTTGCATTTTACTTAGAGACACCTTTTTTAAGAGAGAATAGGTAGAGGCGAGAAATTCCCTTTGGTTCCTGGGTGTATATAAACTTGAtataggattttttttaaagagAAGTCAAAAAAAAGTTTAGAAGTTTCTTTAGAATAAACTTGACTTTCTTTTgcattagtatataaattttcacGAATAAAAAATCAGCATTGACTTTAGAGAAAAAAAGGTTTGTTGCTATTATGAGTCACTAGTCACACTATTTTGGTCGTAATTTTTGTTTCTTCAAATGAAGTCAACGGGGTTTTTTTCTTTTTGTGAAATTTTTCTACAAGTACAATGGACATtcaaatttatttcaaaaatattttcagaatttttgactTTTATTTAATTACTTTTTTTTTCATATAAGGTGTATATACACCCATAAACCAAACATTTATGTCCAGGTAGAGGGGGATGTATCTCGTGCACCGGGGCAATTGGTGATGCTGGTGCGCAACTGGTCCTGGTCAGTTTTTTTTTCTCTCGATGACACATTTCAGATTTTTAATCAGGCCCACATCAAGCTGCATTTGTAAACTAGACAAGGCTCACGATAACAGTGGTTAAACCAGAATGTCGAAAAACTATAATTATGAACGAATGACGAATCTTTGTCATGGAATGTTGGAATACATCGGTCCGGTACCTATGGGGAGCGTACATTGATGTTCTGACCTGGCGTACGTGATGCGTTACCTTCAATGAACTGAGCGAGTTTGTCGAGGTTGCCGGAGGCGAGCTTGTGGACGTCCTCTCCGGCCCAGACGGGGAAGAGGAAGACGGTGGTGCAGAGGCAGATGAAGACGCCGACGGCTATGGTGTAGAACCGCTGGTGCGCGAGCTGGATGAGCTCCTCCACTCTGTAGCTCGACACGGCCACCAGACCGAAGGTCAGTATGAAGATGGTCACGCCGTAGTCGTACTTGGCCTTGATCTCCGGGATGAAGCGCAAGAACGTCGCCGCTGACGCTGCGTTGAATACCAATCCATCATGTATGCAAGGAGCATCATTAGGTAAAGGATATTACTAGCTACGAGTATACTAAGTTGTACTAAAATCAGCGACACTTATGTTAGAACGGAGGAAGTAATTAAAAAGAGAGTCTCAAAGGGTACTTAACCATGCACTCCCTCTGTCTTAAAATAAGTGACTGCAGTTACCTACGAAGAAGACGAGCACGGTGAGCACTATGGGCTCTCCCTGATCACCACAGCGTTCAGCTAATTCAGCTAACTGATGAGCTCCGACGGCGATGCAGCCAGCCACCAACGTCGCCAAGGCTCTGTTCAAGCCTTTACTCAGCGTGGCACCTGCCACGTTTTGGCGTCGGAGGGAGAGCACAATGCAATCACGTTTCAGACATCGCGAGCGTAATGTATGTGCTGGTACGATTGATCATACTACGCGCGTACCGACGGTGTACTccatgacgacgacgacggtgagCACGGCCCATATCGCGGACACCCCGAGGCCGTTGAAGAGCGGCGTGACGAAGTAGACGACGGACACCAGCGCGAGCGCCAGGCCGACTTTGAGCGAGTGCGCCACCCGCCTCGGGTCCTCCCGCGCGGCGCCGCCCACCTTCCGGGCGAACCCGGCGGCGCGACGCCCGAGCCCGGCGAGAAGCGAGTGGAGCAGCAGCCCGCAGCTGGCGATGGTGCCCACCATCTCGCCGTCGCTCTCTCTGCCGTGATCAATATCCATGGCAGATGCAATGCAAGCTCAAGCGCGTACGGCGCTGCTAATTAAGTACAGTACCCTAGCACGCGCCTTTTGAGGCAGTGCGGCAGTTAGGCACTGGCGGACAAACACATGGCGCGCTCACATTCCTCCTAACCCATCCACCGCGCTACCCAAATCAGTCGCCAGGGGACACCACGACGGCGCTACGTACGAGCCGGCGTGCCCCCCCCTGCCGGTCGCCTCCGCTGGATACGGCCTCTCCGAGCGCGCGCCTCCGCCGGATCCGACCTCCTCAGGGCACGCCGCTGCCAGATACGACCTCGCCCCTGCGACCGTCCGTACGTGTTTTATTTGGGGGCCTGGGGAATGAATATCATGGACCCGATCTGCGTTCGCTGTGCTACTGCCTGCTGCTCGTGCGTGTGGAGCGCAACCATAGTGGTAGGAGCGTCTCCAGCCATTTGGCCCCGCAGCGCACCCAGCCATGATTCTTAGAATCGCGATTTTGTtttacgattctacgactttacaatCCAAAGTAACCTTTTTGATTATACGATTTTAGTATCTAGAATAACGTTTTTACGattctgatagtgaagattctacgatttgcgatcttaCCAACGGAGCTCCGATCAGATTCAGAATCACGATTCTGAGTCTTCTAACAACCTTGCACCTGGTGATGGGTTTTTGGCGTTTGCGCCGACGGTTTTCTCGATTTGGGGGTGATCGAATTCCTGGCCGCGCCCCCAGGTTTTGGCCCCCAAACGCATAAAAATTCAAACTTCACTTTGCCGCTGCCAAAAAATGACACAGTTCGGCGACCACCATGCCACAGGGTCGGCGAGCGAACATAGCCAAAGTCCGGCAATCAAAAGGGTAGGAACAATAGACATGGAGCTCATCAAACGGCAGGCTCCTCTACCGCAAGGCTGGCCGAGGTCGGCGTACCCATCCACCGCGCTACCCAAATCAGTCGCCAGGGGACACCACGACGGCGCTACGTACGAGCCGGCGTGCCCCCCCCTGCCGGTCGCCTCCGCTGGATACGGCCTCTCCGAGCGCGCGCCTCCGCCGGATCCGACCTCCTCAGGGCACGCCGCTGCCAGATACGACCTCGCCCCTGCGACCGTCCGTACGTGTTTTATTTGGGGGCCTGGGGAATGAATATCATGGACCCGATCTGCGTTCGCTGTGCTACTGCCTGCTGCTCGTGCGTGTGGAGCGCAACCATAGTGGTAGGAGCGTCTCCAGCCATTTGGCCCCGCAGCGCACCCAGCCATGATTCTTAGAATCGCGATTTTGTtttacgattctacgactttacaatCCAAAGTAACCTTTTTGATTATACGATTTTAGTATCTAGAATAACGTTTTTACGattctgatagtgaagattctacgatttgcgatcttaCCAACGGAGCTCCGATCAGATTCAGAATCACGATTCTGAGTCTTCTAACAACCTTGCACCTGGTGATGGGTTTTTGGCGTTTGCGCCGACGGTTTTCTCGATTTGGGGGTGATCGAATTCCTGGCCGCGCCCCCAGGTTTTGGCCCCCAAACGCATAAAAATTCAAACTTCACTTTGCCGCTGCCAAAAAATGACACAGTTCGGCGACCACCATGCCACAGGGTCGGCGAGCGAACATAGCCAAAGTCCGGCAATCAAAAGGGTAGGAACAATAGACATGGAGCTCATCAAACGGCAGGCTCCTCTACCGCAAGGCTGGCCGAGGTCGGCGTGTGCGCAGTTTCAGTGCTCTGGCTCGGCGTCGGCGTGGGCGCAGCTTCAGTGCTCGGGCTCGGCATCGGCGTGGGCATAGCTTCAGTGCTCGGGCTCGGCTTGGGCGTAGGGGCGGTGGTCGCCGCCGGTCCCGACATCTGGTTCAAGATGAGGCCGCGCTCCCCTGCTCGTCCATCGTCGATGTGTGTGCCCCCATCAAGAAaaccaggtcggtgttcctcttcttcgtggTGACGTTGGTCCTGATCGAGAAGGTCGAGCTTGACGTCCTGcttcgtcatcaacgccgaccacctcgCATTGGATTTCTCCTCCCTCTTGGTGGGGTTGCTCTTGGCGTCAGCGATGCACCGCTCGATCGACGATTGCAGTCGTTCGGCAATGGGTGTCGCGTCCCTCACCGCCTTGGCTCATTTGTTGCCATCAGGGCGCCCTTCTGCCACCGTCGGGGCAGGCGCGTCCGGGTTGTACGCGTCCTTCGCCTTGGCGAGAGCGAGCCGGCACTCCGTCCATTTCTCGCAAGACTCGATCCTGGTGAACACACGAAGGAACTTGAACTCTTGATCGCTGTTCTCCTGGCGAAACATGTTCAACATCCGAACCATCTGCACAACCAAAGACAAAAGTGTCGGCGAAGTACACGACGAAGAACTGGACCGACGAACGATGGCCATACCTGATCCTCGACGTTGGCGCCGCTTTCCAGGCGAGCCGTGACCTCCTCTTGAATCCCATGCCACTTGTTGCAGGCCGCCTGAATAGTCGCCCAGTGGTTCGCCATGGCCTTCTCGCCGCGGTCCATGTGGATGTTGGCGAAGTCGGGGTCGACCAATTTGCGCTCGTCAAACATCGTCTTGATCCTTCTCCagtatgtgtcggcgttctggttCGAGCAGGTGATCGGGTTGATGTTGACGGTCTTCCATGCTTCCGCGAGGCACTCGTCTTCCTTGGACGTTCACTTGACGCGAGGCTCGCCCGGCTTGGCGttggccgcccgcttcttctttctCCCTTTGGGCGCcggctccacctcctcctcggcgtcGTCGAGTTCGTCCTTCATGTTGACGGCGGCGTCTGGAGTTTCATCTTGCGTGTGGAACCCGGGGCACGAAGCAGCGGCCGCCGAGCCGGTCATGATGATCTCGTCCATATCGGTGTCGGTGCTGCTCAACTGTGACGCCGAGCCGTGTATAGTGGCGGATCCAGGAATTCAACTTTGGGTGTTCAAAAAAATATATCACCCTAATACAGGAGCCAATTGGTTCACTCAATACAAATTGTTCACAATAGCAAACAGTATCTGATTCAGCTTAGGCTTAGAGATTGGGTTTGTTGGTCCTGACGTCGATGACGCGGCAGCCGCTGCCACAATGCTCAACCCCACCCTTTGTACAGCAGCATTGCATTCCCGTCGCTCCTCCCCACCGGCGGCAGCGGGCACGGCACTGCACGAGCACAACTTGTATGTGACCTCTACGGAAACCATGGGGAGCTCCGACGCCGGTGGATCCCTCGCCTGGATGTGGCCCGCCATAGGCAGTTCGGCACAGAATCGCGCCGCCGCTTCGTCAATGAGAAGAGCCGAAGAAGGAACCGGCTGGCCGTTGGGTGAGTATCGCATGCGTTCCTGCGTGGACACTAGACTTTTTTTGACAATTCGCATGGACACTAGACAGAAGTGGCTGGTTTTGTTTTAGAACAAACAGAAGTGGATGGCTGCAGCCGACCTGAACTGGGCCTATTGCGTGTCTGTTGTGTGTACATCTGATGAAATGGGCTGCGTGGACAATGGACAGAAGTGGCCAGCAGCGTGGTTGCTGTCATATA
Proteins encoded:
- the LOC543388 gene encoding aluminum-activated malate transporter 1 isoform X1, translating into MDIDHGRESDGEMVGTIASCGLLLHSLLAGLGRRAAGFARKVGGAAREDPRRVAHSLKVGLALALVSVVYFVTPLFNGLGVSAIWAVLTVVVVMEYTVGATLSKGLNRALATLVAGCIAVGAHQLAELAERCGDQGEPIVLTVLVFFVASAATFLRFIPEIKAKYDYGVTIFILTFGLVAVSSYRVEELIQLAHQRFYTIAVGVFICLCTTVFLFPVWAGEDVHKLASGNLDKLAQFIEGNASRTPGMEFNCFGENSVANNFGGKDSPQMHKSVLNSKATEDSLCTFAKWEPRHGQFRFRHPWSQYQKLGTLCRQCASSMEALASYVITTSKTQCPAAANPELSCKVRKTCGEMSLHSSKVLRDLAMATRTMTVPSPVNITMATAVKAAESLRSELAENTALLQVMHVAVTATLLADLVDRVKEIAECVDVLARLAHFKNPEDTKNVVVSTVSRGIDEPLPDVVIL
- the LOC543388 gene encoding aluminum-activated malate transporter 1, translated to MDIDHGRESDGEMVGTIASCGLLLHSLLAGLGRRAAGFARKVGGAAREDPRRVAHSLKVGLALALVSVVYFVTPLFNGLGVSAIWAVLTVVVVMEYTVGATLSKGLNRALATLVAGCIAVGAHQLAELAERCGDQGEPIVLTVLVFFVASAATFLRFIPEIKAKYDYGVTIFILTFGLVAVSSYRVEELIQLAHQRFYTIAVGVFICLCTTVFLFPVWAGEDVHKLASGNLDKLAQFIEGMEFNCFGENSVANNFGGKDSPQMHKSVLNSKATEDSLCTFAKWEPRHGQFRFRHPWSQYQKLGTLCRQCASSMEALASYVITTSKTQCPAAANPELSCKVRKTCGEMSLHSSKVLRDLAMATRTMTVPSPVNITMATAVKAAESLRSELAENTALLQVMHVAVTATLLADLVDRVKEIAECVDVLARLAHFKNPEDTKNVVVSTVSRGIDEPLPDVVIL